The sequence CCTCGCGGCGGGCATCCTCGATGCTCATGGCGGCGGTATAGCGGGACGGCATGAGCACGGCCTCCACCCGTTGCGGTCCTAGCGCGTCGGCGGCGAGGGCCAGGGTGAGGGCCGAATCGATCCCGCCCGAGAGGCCCAGCACCGCGCCCGGAAAGCGATTTTTGGTGACATAGTCGCGGATGCCCGTCACCAGCGCCCGGTACACGCTCGCCACCTCGGGTAAGGGTTCGACCACCTCGCCTGCCACCGGCACCACCCGCTCGTTGCAATGAAAATCCACCGCCGCCAGGGTTTCCTCGAACTCCGGTGCCCGGAAGGTGACCCGGCCGTCCCGGTCCATCACGAAGGAGGCCCCGTCGAACACCAGTTCGTCCTGCCCTCCCACCAGGTTCACGTAGACCAGAGGCACCTGCGCCACCGCCAGGCGCTCCCTGACCACCGTTTCCCGGTCCTTTGCCTTGCCCACCTGGTAGGGCGAGGCATTGATGTTCAGGATCAGCTGGGCGCCCGCGGCGGCGGCTTGTTCCACCGCGCCGGGCAGCCAAACATCCTCGCAGATGGTCAGTCCCAGCCGGATGCCCTGCAGCTCGAACAGGCAGGTGTCTTGGCCCGGCAAGAAGTAGCGCTTCTCGTCAAATACCCCATAGTTGGGCAGCGCTTGTTTCCGGTAGATCCACCGCACCCTCCCCTCGTGGAGCACCGCGGCACTGTTGTGGGCCAACCCCGCTTGCCGCTCGGGAAAGCCCACCACCGCGGTGATGCCCTGGAGGTGCCCGGCGATCCTGGGCAAAGCCTCCTCGACCGCGGTCAGAAAATCGGAGCGCAGGATCAGGTCCTCGGGCGGATAGCCGGACAGGGTCAGCTCCGGGAATACCACCAGCGCCGCGCCGAGCCGGTCCCGGGCCTCCCGGGCGGCGCCGATGACGCGGTCGGCGTTGCCGGCCACGTCCCCCACCAGGAAGTTCAGCTGAGCGATGGCGATGCGGAGTTTCATGGCCTTTCGGGGTCGCGATCGGGATAGCCGCTATTGTCCCCCGAAAGCCCGGCGCTTTTCGAGGGGAACCGCCAATTGCCGGCGATTCCCCGGCGGCTTATGCTACATGGGTCCCTCGGCCGCTCGTCGAGCCGCGGACGAACGCTTAACCAAGACCTGCCGTCCAATGACCTAAGACAGAACGGCCGCAGCGCCCAGGTCTTGGGCCCTGTGCCATCATTAGGAGAGGCCGCCATGACCCGCCATTCCCCACCCTCCAATCCGTCCCGCCCGGAACAGCGCCAGGACCGGCTGTTACGGGAGCGGGTGCACGATCCCTACCAGACCCGGAAGAAACTCGTCGAGCCCACGGTGTGCCCGGAATGCGGCGCGCTCTATCACGCCGGGCGCTGGCAATGGGGCAGCGCGCTGGCTGCCGCCCAACGGGAGCTGTGTCCGGCCTGCCAGCGCCTGCACGACCGCTGCCCGGCCGGGTTCTTGACCTTGACCGGCGCCTTTCTCGCCGCCCACCGGGAGGAGATCCTCAACCTGCTGCACCATGTGGAGGCCAGGGAGAAGGCCGAGCATCCCCTGAGGCGTTTGATGGCCGTGGTGGAGGAGGCCGATGACCGGGTATCGGCGACATTCACGGATCCGCAGTTGGCGCGGGCGGTCGGCGAGGCCATTCATGACGCCTACCAGGGGCAACTGGACTATGACTACCAGGACGACGAGTTCCTGCTCCGCGTCCATTGGCAGCGCTGAAGCCGGTGGGCGGTACGCGGTCCTACGGCATGCATTTTCCGGCCCTTGGGCCGATACTCGGGGCTTTGGAACTTCCCGAACCCGGCACTGGGTCCGGAGGGCCAAGGATCAGGAGACTGTCATGGAAACGCCCAGCGAAGAACTCGTGAAAAGCATTTTCGCCGCCCTCGAGCGGGATACCCGCGTCAACTTGCATCGCTATCCCGTCAAGATCGAGGATGAGGACGGCGTTCTGGTCCTGGAAGGCACGGTGGAAAACATTGCCGCCAAGCGCATCGTGCGCAACACCGCGCACCGGCAGGCGGGCCATCGACCGGTTTTGGACCGGCTGCGGGTCGAGGTGGCGGAGCCCGAAGGGGCCGGGCACTTGCGCGATGAGGTCGTGAATCTATTGCGGGAGGAACCGGTGTTCAAGGAATGCGGGCTCTACCTCCGGGAAGGGGGGCAGCTCGAGACCCTCCGGGTGGGCCGCAGCGACTGGGGCGAGCAGCGCATCGAGATCGAGGTGCGCGAGGGCACCGTCATCCTCGCCGGGCAGGTCCTCAGCCTGACCCATCGCCGCCTCGCTGAGGTGCTGGCCTGGTGGGCGGCGGGCTGCGAGCGGGTGGAAAATCTCCTGCACGTGGTTCCGCCGGAACAGGAGACCGACGACGAACTCACCGACGCCATCCGACTGGTGTTGGAGAAGGATCCACTGGTTCGCCCCGACGCCCTCAAGGTCACCGTGCGCGACGGGGTGGTGACCCTGGAAGGCGGGCTGGCCAGCGACGACGAGCGCCTGTTGGCGGTGCAGGATGTCTGGTACGTTCCCGGGGTGCAGGATGTGGTGGACCGGATCGCCGTGAGCGGTTGAGGCGGGCCTTGGGACGTCCGCCTCAGGGCGCGCGGCGGTTGGGAAGCCATTGACCCCGGCCCGGGCGCCAAGCCCGCTCCAGCGCCTCGAAGGTGAACCTTTGGGCGGTCCGGATCGCCGTCTCCATCTCCCAACCCCGGGCCAGCCCCGCCGCCAACGCCGCCGCCAGCGTGCACCCGGAACCGTGGTAGCTGCCCGGTAGCCGCGGCCAGCGATAGACTTCCACCCCCTCGGCGCGGTACCAACGGTTCACCACTTCGGGGCTGCCTTCGTCCCCGTGGGTACCGGTCAAGAGCACGTGGGGGCAGCCGCGCGCCCGCAGTTCCCGGGCACCGGCCTCCGCATCCGCCATACCGGCGAGGGCGCGCGCCTCCGGGTGGTTCGGGGTTACCACCAGGGCCCGTGGCACCAAGCGCCGGCCGATTTCCTCGGCCAAAGCTCGATCCGCGAGGCTGCGCCCGCCGCCCGCCGCTAGCACCGGATCCAGCACCACCGGAAGCCCGCCGGCGCCATCCAGGATTTCTGCCACCGCCCGGGCGATTTCCAGGCTCCCTAGCAGCCCGATCTTGATGGCGGCGATGGACAGGTCCGATAGCACCAGGGCGATCTGTTCGCGGAATTCCGCCGCCGCCTGCGGCAGCACCCGCTGCACATCGCGGGTATCCTGCGCGGTGAGGCAGGTCGGTACGGTGCAGGGATGGCAGCCGAACCGGGTCACGGTTTCGATATCGGCCTGCAGCCCAGCGCCTCCGGTGGGATCGTGGCCGGACAGGCAGAGGACGACGGGGACGGTCATGGGGGCGAGGACGGGCGTTACCAGCGCAGGTCCGGTATTGTGGCAGAGCGTGCCGGCGCTGGCAAACTTTTCCCCCGGAGGCGCCGCCCGCGACCGTTGACAGTCCCACCACGCCCCGGTAGTTTTGAGCGCTTCGCCCCATCCTTACGCGGTTTGCCATCCGCCCGAGCCTCGCATGGAAGAATTCCAACGCATCCAACGCCTGCCGCCCTATGTTTTCAACATCGTCAACGAGCTCAAGGCCAAGGAACGTGCCCGGGGGGTCGACATCATCGATTTCGGCATGGGGAATCCGGACCGCCCCACCCCCCAGCATATCGTCGACAAGCTGGTGGAAGTCGCCCAGAAAGGGTCCGCCCACCGCTATTCGGTGTCGAAAGGCATCCCTCGGCTGCGCAAAGCCATTTGCGGCTGGTACGAGCGGCGCTTCGGCGTGGCGCTCGATCCCGATTCCCAAGCCATCGTCACCATCGGCTCCAAGGAAGGGCTCGCCCACCTGATGTTCGCCACCCTAGGACCCGGGGACGCGGTGTTGGTACCCAATCCGGCCTACCCGATCCATCCCTACGGGTGCGTGCTCGCGGGCGCCGATGTACGCCACGTGCCGCTGCTGCCGGGGGTGGACTTCTTCGAGGAGCTGGAGAAGGCCATCAAGACCTCCTGGCCTAAGCCGAAGATGCTGATCCTCAACTTCCCCGCCAATCCCACCACCCAGTGCGTGGAACTGGATTTCTTCGAGAAGGTGGTGGAGCTGGCCCGCGAATACAAGATCTGGGTGGTGCACGATCTTGCCTATGCCGACCTGGTGTTCGACGGTTACCAGGCGCCGTCCATCTTGCAGGTGGCCGGGGCCAGCGAGGTGGCGGTGGAATTCTTCACCCTGTCGAAGAGCTACAACATGCCCGGCTGGCGAGTAGGTTTCATGGCCGGCAACCGGGAACTGGTGGCGGCGTTGGGGCGGATCAAGTCCTACCTGGACTACGGCACCTTCACTCCCATCCAGGTGGCGGCCATCGCGGCGCTGGAAGGTCCCCAAGACTGCGTGGCGGAGATCCGCGAGGTCTATCGGCTGCGCCGCGACGTCCTGTGCGCCGGCCTCGACGCCATCGGCTGGCGGGTGGAGAAACCTAAGGCCACCATGTTTGTGTGGGCGCCGATCCCGGAACCCTACCGCCATCTGGGGTCCCTGGAGTTCGCCAAGAAACTGCTGCTGGAAGCCCAGGTGGCGGTGTCCCCCGGGGTCGGCTTTGGCGAGTTCGGTGACGGCCACGTCCGCTTCAGCCTGATCGAGAACGAGCATCGCACCCGCCAGGCGATACGCGGCATTAAGCATATGATGCGCCAGGGTGGGTCGGTATAATCCGGACAGCGCTGAGATCATCCGGAGAGTGGCTTTGAAACCCGTATCCATAGGTTTGCTCGGCCTTGGCACGGTTGGCGGCGGCACGGTGAAGGTCTTGAAGCGGAACGCCTTCGAGATCACCCGCCGGGCGGGCCGGGAGATCCAGATCGTCGCCGCCGCCGCCCGCAACCTCAAGCACCCGCGCCAGTGCGATACCACTGGCATGCGCCTCACCATGAATCCCTTCGAGATCGTCGCCGATCCCGAGGTGGACATCGTGGTGGAGCTGATCGGCGGCCTCGCTCCGGCCAAGGAATTGGTCCTCAAGGCCCTCGATGCCGGCAAGCACGTGGTTACCGCCAACAAGATGCTGATCGCCCTGCACGGCAACGAGATCTTCGCCAAGGCCCAGGAACGGGGCCTGATGGTGGCCTTCGAGGCGGCGGTGGCGGGGGGCATTCCCATCATCAAGGCGGTGCGCGAGGGGCTCGCCGGCAACACCGTGGAGTGGCTGGCGGGCATCATCAACGGCACCTGCAATTTCATCCTCAGCGAGATGCGGGAGAAGGGCCGGGACTTTGCCGAGGCCTTGGCGGAAGCCCAAGCCCTGGGCTACGCCGAGGCCGATCCCAGCTTCGACGTGGAGGGCATCGACGCCGCCCATAAGCTGACCATCCTGGCATCCACCGCCTTCGGGATCCCGCTGCAGTTCGACAAGGTGTACGTGGAAGGCATCCGCGGCATCACCGCCCTGGATGTCAGCTACGCGGAAGCCTTGGGCTACCGCATCAAGCTGTTGGGCATCGCCCGCCGTACCGGTGAAGGGATCGAGCTCCGCGTGCATCCCACGCTGATCCCGGCGCGCCGCCTCATCGCCAATGTGGAGGGGGTAATGAACGCCGTGCTGGTCAAGGGCGACGCGGTCGGGCCGACGCTCTACTACGGCGCTGGCGCCGGGGCCGAGCCGACCGCCTCGGCGGTGGTGGCGGACATCATCGATGTGGTGCGCACCCTCACCTCCGACCCCGAGAACCGGGTACCCCATCTGGCCTTCCAGCCGGGTGCCATCTCCGACATTCCGGTACTGCCCATGGAGGCCGTCGAAACCGCCTATTACCTGCGCCTCAGCGCCGAGGACAAGCCCGGGGTCCTGGCCGACGTGGCGCGCATCCTGGCGGACCATCGCATTAGCATCGAGGCGGTGATCCAGAAGGAGCCCCGCCACGGCGAGACGCAATTGCCGGTGATCCTGCTGACCCACCGGGTCCGCGAACGGGAACTGAACCAGGCCCTGCGCCGCATCGAGGCCCTTCCCACCGTCGGCGGTCCCGTCAAGCGCATCCGGCTGGAGCCCTTGGGGTAACCGAAGGCCAACGCCGTCCTCACCGGGACGGGGCGGTCTTGGCCTCTTCCAGGGCGGCCGCGCCGGAGCGCAGCGCCGCCAGACGATAACGCCGGTCTGCCACCGAGCAGAGCCCGCCGGCCATCATCAACAACCCACCCAGCCAGATCCAGCGCACGAACGGCTTGTAGTACAGCCGGACGCTCCACGCCCCCTGGTCCATGGGATCGCCCAAGGCGACGTACAAGTCGCGGGTGACGCCGGGATCGATGGCGGCTTCTGTCATGGTGGTTCGTTGCACCCGGTACAGCCGTTTCTGCGGGCGCAGCACCGCCACCTCCGCACCGTCCCGGCGGACCCGAAAGGTGCCTTCGCGGGCAACGAAGTTGGGCCCTTGAACCTCCCTGACGCCCTCGAACAGGAAAGCGTAACCTCCCAGGGTGGCGGATTCCCCCGGTGCCAGCCGGACCACCTGTTCCGCGCTGTAACTGCCCGACAATACCACCCCGATCAGGAATACCGCGATGCCCAGGTGGGCGAGGGTCATGCCGTAGACGCTGGACGACTGGGAGCGAAGTCCCGCCCATAGCGAACCGCGCAGCCGCACCCTCTGCCACAGCGCCAGGCCGGCGGTCCCGGCCAGCCAGAACGCCATGGACAAGCCCGCCAGGACCTTGATGTCGGCGATGCTCCAGAACAGCGCGGCAGAAACGCTGCCTAGGGCCAAACTGCCCGCGGCCAGCCAGCGCAGGCGCTGCCACAGCCGGCCGAGATCGGCCTCGCGCCAGGCGAACAAGGGGGCCACCCCGGCCAGCAGGAATACCGGCACCATCAGCGGCCCGAACACGGTGGCGAAATAGGGCGATCCCACGGAGATCTTGCCCAGGTGCAAGGCATCCAGGACCAAGGGATAGAGGGTTCCGAGGAGAATGCTCGCCGCCGCGCTCACCAACAGTACGTTGTTGAGGAGCAGCAGATTCTCCTTGGAAATCAGGCTGTAGCGGGCCACGTCCCGGATCGCAGGGGCGCGCAGCGCGTACAGCAGCAGCGACCCGCCGGTCACCAGGGCCAGCAGCACCAGGATGAACAGGCCGCGGGCCGGGTCCGAGGCGAAGGCGTGCACCGAGGTCAGCACCCCCGACCGTACCAGGAAGGTGCCTAGAAGGCTCAGCGAAAAGGCGAAGATAGCCAGCAGCACCGTCCAGGCTTTGAACGCCCCGCGCTTTTCCGTGGCCGCCAGGGAGTGCAGCAGGGCCGTCGCCACCAGCCATGGCATGAACGAGGCGTTTTCCACCGGATCCCAAAACCACCAGCCGCCCCAGCCCAGTTCGTAATAGGCCCACCAGGACCCTAACACGATGCCGAAAGTGAGGAAAATCCAGGCGACCAGGGTCCAGGGCCGGGACCAGCGGGCCCAGGCGGAATCCAGCGAGCCGCCCAACAAGGCGGCGATGGCGAAGCTGAACGCCACCGACAGGCCCACATAGCCCATGTACAGCATGGGCGGGTGGATGGTCATGCCGAAGTCCTGCAGCAGCGGGTTCAGATCGTTGCCGTCGCTCGGGGTCGGGATGAGCCGTTCGAACGGATTGGAGGTGAACAGGATGAACGCCAGGATGCCGGCGCTGACCAGGCCCATCACCCCCAGCACCCGGGCCAGGAATTCCTCCGAGAGATGGCGGCTGAACACGGTGACCGCCAGAGTCCACAGCCCCATGATGAAAGCCCACAGCAGCATCGAGCCTTCGTGGGCGCCCCAGGTGGCGGCAATCCGGTAGTAAAGCGGGAGCGCGCTGTTGGAATGGCTAGCGACGTACAGCACCGAGAAATCGTCGCTGACGAAGCTTTCCACCAGGCAGGCGAAGGCGGTGGCCAGGAACAGGAATTGCGCCCGCCCGGCGGCCCGCCCCACCGCCATCCAGACCGGTACGCCCTGGGCCGCGCCGAGGAGCGGAAATACCGCCTGGAGCAGTGCCATCAATAACGCCATGATGAGGGCGAGGTGTCCCAGTTCGGCGATCATTTGCGGAAATCCTTGTAGTCGACGGGCCATTGGCCGCTCTGCTGGAGCGATTCGGCGACCTCGGGGGGCATGTAATTCTCGTCGTGCTTAGCCAGCACCTCGCTGGCCTCGAAGACCCCGTCTTCGGTCATCCGGCCAATGGAGATGATCCCCTGACCCTCCCGGAACAGGTCGGGAAGCGCCTTGTCGTAGACGATGGCCACGGTACCGGTGCCATCGGTCACCTGGAACCGCACCCGGGTGCTGTTGGGGTCCCGTTGCACGCTGCCCCGCACCACCAGCCCGCCGACCCGGAACGGATAGCCCTGCGGCGCCTCGCCCGCCACTACCTGGGCGGGCGTGTAAAAATACATCAGGTTCTTGTTGAGGGCAGTCAGGGCGAAAAAGGCGGCGACGCTCACCCCCAACAGGATCAGGGCGACCGCGATCATGCGCTGGCGACGGGGGGTCATGTCTGCCCCCTGTCCCGTTCCAGACGCCGGGCGAGGCTCTTCAAGAGGGCCGCTTTCCGCCGTAGCGGCAGCACGAAGTTCAGCACCAGGACCACGACCATCAAGCCGTAAGCCGTCCACACATAAAAGGCATAACCGCCCATGGAGAGAAAGTTTTCCCAATTCATCGGTTGGAGTAACGCTCGTTGATCAAGCCAGCGAGACCGGGCAGGAAGGGGATGGGTTTTTAACCTCGTCTTTAACAGCGTGGAAGGGACTCTGGCATCCCGTCACGCAGACGGGAGCCCGCACCATCCCTGGACGCCGGATTGCAGCTTCCCAATGGGAAGGACGGAGCAACGCTAGACCCTATTAAATCACACCGCCGCCACGTCCGAGCCCGCCGGGCCTTGGTCATCAAGGCATAGACCCGATCCACTTGCCCGCGTTCGCCGCCCGCGACGAAAATTGCTGAACATCCCGCGGACGGCGGAGATTGGCCGGGTCCTCGGGATCGCCAAGACGCCCCATGACCCTGCACCGCCTCCAGGCCGCCGCCCTGGACAGCTACCTGGACCGCCATCCCGATACCATCGCCGATGGTCCGGTGGCGGTATTCCGCGCCCTTCCCGGTCGCTACCTGGCCCGGTTTGGGGGACGACCGGTAGCGTGCCAGCAAACCTACCGACCCTTGGCTGCGGAATTGGCCCGGCTCGGCTTCGATCCCCTCGCCGAGCCCACCGGCCCCCTCGACCTCGCCGTGGTATTCGCCACCAAGCACCGGGAGGAGGTTCTGTACCACCTGGCGCGGGCGGTATCCCTGCTCGCCGATGGCGGTCCGCTGCTTGCCGTGGCCGCCAACGCGCTTGGCGCGGGCGCGCTGGAAAAGCGCTGCGCCGAGCTGCTCGGTGGGGT is a genomic window of Candidatus Methylocalor cossyra containing:
- a CDS encoding BON domain-containing protein, which codes for METPSEELVKSIFAALERDTRVNLHRYPVKIEDEDGVLVLEGTVENIAAKRIVRNTAHRQAGHRPVLDRLRVEVAEPEGAGHLRDEVVNLLREEPVFKECGLYLREGGQLETLRVGRSDWGEQRIEIEVREGTVILAGQVLSLTHRRLAEVLAWWAAGCERVENLLHVVPPEQETDDELTDAIRLVLEKDPLVRPDALKVTVRDGVVTLEGGLASDDERLLAVQDVWYVPGVQDVVDRIAVSG
- a CDS encoding homoserine dehydrogenase, with product MKPVSIGLLGLGTVGGGTVKVLKRNAFEITRRAGREIQIVAAAARNLKHPRQCDTTGMRLTMNPFEIVADPEVDIVVELIGGLAPAKELVLKALDAGKHVVTANKMLIALHGNEIFAKAQERGLMVAFEAAVAGGIPIIKAVREGLAGNTVEWLAGIINGTCNFILSEMREKGRDFAEALAEAQALGYAEADPSFDVEGIDAAHKLTILASTAFGIPLQFDKVYVEGIRGITALDVSYAEALGYRIKLLGIARRTGEGIELRVHPTLIPARRLIANVEGVMNAVLVKGDAVGPTLYYGAGAGAEPTASAVVADIIDVVRTLTSDPENRVPHLAFQPGAISDIPVLPMEAVETAYYLRLSAEDKPGVLADVARILADHRISIEAVIQKEPRHGETQLPVILLTHRVRERELNQALRRIEALPTVGGPVKRIRLEPLG
- a CDS encoding NAD+ synthase; the encoded protein is MKLRIAIAQLNFLVGDVAGNADRVIGAAREARDRLGAALVVFPELTLSGYPPEDLILRSDFLTAVEEALPRIAGHLQGITAVVGFPERQAGLAHNSAAVLHEGRVRWIYRKQALPNYGVFDEKRYFLPGQDTCLFELQGIRLGLTICEDVWLPGAVEQAAAAGAQLILNINASPYQVGKAKDRETVVRERLAVAQVPLVYVNLVGGQDELVFDGASFVMDRDGRVTFRAPEFEETLAAVDFHCNERVVPVAGEVVEPLPEVASVYRALVTGIRDYVTKNRFPGAVLGLSGGIDSALTLALAADALGPQRVEAVLMPSRYTAAMSIEDARREAETLGCRYHLVPIEPAFRAFLAMLEESFRGLPEDTTEENIQARCRGIVLMAFSNKTGKILLTTGNKSEMSVGYATLYGDMAGGFAPLKDVPKTLVYGLAEYRNRLAPVIPERVITRPPSAELRPDQKDEDSLPPYPVLDGILELYVEHDRSVPEIVAAGFPEHEVVRVTRMVDRNEYKRRQAPPGIKISRRAFGRDRRYPITSGFGR
- a CDS encoding BCAM0308 family protein, producing the protein MTRHSPPSNPSRPEQRQDRLLRERVHDPYQTRKKLVEPTVCPECGALYHAGRWQWGSALAAAQRELCPACQRLHDRCPAGFLTLTGAFLAAHREEILNLLHHVEAREKAEHPLRRLMAVVEEADDRVSATFTDPQLARAVGEAIHDAYQGQLDYDYQDDEFLLRVHWQR
- the alaC gene encoding alanine transaminase, yielding MEEFQRIQRLPPYVFNIVNELKAKERARGVDIIDFGMGNPDRPTPQHIVDKLVEVAQKGSAHRYSVSKGIPRLRKAICGWYERRFGVALDPDSQAIVTIGSKEGLAHLMFATLGPGDAVLVPNPAYPIHPYGCVLAGADVRHVPLLPGVDFFEELEKAIKTSWPKPKMLILNFPANPTTQCVELDFFEKVVELAREYKIWVVHDLAYADLVFDGYQAPSILQVAGASEVAVEFFTLSKSYNMPGWRVGFMAGNRELVAALGRIKSYLDYGTFTPIQVAAIAALEGPQDCVAEIREVYRLRRDVLCAGLDAIGWRVEKPKATMFVWAPIPEPYRHLGSLEFAKKLLLEAQVAVSPGVGFGEFGDGHVRFSLIENEHRTRQAIRGIKHMMRQGGSV
- the thiD gene encoding bifunctional hydroxymethylpyrimidine kinase/phosphomethylpyrimidine kinase, with product MTVPVVLCLSGHDPTGGAGLQADIETVTRFGCHPCTVPTCLTAQDTRDVQRVLPQAAAEFREQIALVLSDLSIAAIKIGLLGSLEIARAVAEILDGAGGLPVVLDPVLAAGGGRSLADRALAEEIGRRLVPRALVVTPNHPEARALAGMADAEAGARELRARGCPHVLLTGTHGDEGSPEVVNRWYRAEGVEVYRWPRLPGSYHGSGCTLAAALAAGLARGWEMETAIRTAQRFTFEALERAWRPGRGQWLPNRRAP
- the ccmE gene encoding cytochrome c maturation protein CcmE, coding for MTPRRQRMIAVALILLGVSVAAFFALTALNKNLMYFYTPAQVVAGEAPQGYPFRVGGLVVRGSVQRDPNSTRVRFQVTDGTGTVAIVYDKALPDLFREGQGIISIGRMTEDGVFEASEVLAKHDENYMPPEVAESLQQSGQWPVDYKDFRK
- the ccmD gene encoding heme exporter protein CcmD, producing MNWENFLSMGGYAFYVWTAYGLMVVVLVLNFVLPLRRKAALLKSLARRLERDRGQT
- a CDS encoding heme lyase CcmF/NrfE family subunit; this encodes MIAELGHLALIMALLMALLQAVFPLLGAAQGVPVWMAVGRAAGRAQFLFLATAFACLVESFVSDDFSVLYVASHSNSALPLYYRIAATWGAHEGSMLLWAFIMGLWTLAVTVFSRHLSEEFLARVLGVMGLVSAGILAFILFTSNPFERLIPTPSDGNDLNPLLQDFGMTIHPPMLYMGYVGLSVAFSFAIAALLGGSLDSAWARWSRPWTLVAWIFLTFGIVLGSWWAYYELGWGGWWFWDPVENASFMPWLVATALLHSLAATEKRGAFKAWTVLLAIFAFSLSLLGTFLVRSGVLTSVHAFASDPARGLFILVLLALVTGGSLLLYALRAPAIRDVARYSLISKENLLLLNNVLLVSAAASILLGTLYPLVLDALHLGKISVGSPYFATVFGPLMVPVFLLAGVAPLFAWREADLGRLWQRLRWLAAGSLALGSVSAALFWSIADIKVLAGLSMAFWLAGTAGLALWQRVRLRGSLWAGLRSQSSSVYGMTLAHLGIAVFLIGVVLSGSYSAEQVVRLAPGESATLGGYAFLFEGVREVQGPNFVAREGTFRVRRDGAEVAVLRPQKRLYRVQRTTMTEAAIDPGVTRDLYVALGDPMDQGAWSVRLYYKPFVRWIWLGGLLMMAGGLCSVADRRYRLAALRSGAAALEEAKTAPSR